One segment of Candidatus Eisenbacteria bacterium DNA contains the following:
- a CDS encoding thiamine pyrophosphate-dependent dehydrogenase E1 component subunit alpha: MAVSNDELKGLYYTMNLVRQVDERCRRLFKQGRFHGTYFSAVGQEATVVGPCYGLRPEDVIGIQHREIGAVITKGMPIRYLMAQLFARQDSPDRGKSHPCHYGWKPAGIITPASTIAAQTVIVTGSALAFKIQKKDHVAVAFVGEGATSNGVWHEALNFAGIHRLGIVFVVQDNLWAESVPKRLGVPVDNLADRAAAYGFPGVTIDGNDLLQTYETSQEAIRRARRGEGPTLIEMKTYRWYGHSEIDPANYRTQEELEAWKRKDPVPRFERLLMERGVIDEAHKQATLQKIEQVIEDAIEFADKSPHPDPSEILEDVYAPLA; encoded by the coding sequence ATGGCGGTCTCGAACGACGAGCTCAAGGGGCTCTACTACACGATGAATCTGGTCCGGCAGGTGGACGAGCGCTGCCGCCGGCTCTTCAAGCAAGGACGCTTCCACGGCACGTACTTCAGCGCGGTCGGCCAGGAGGCGACGGTCGTCGGGCCCTGCTACGGGCTCCGGCCGGAAGACGTGATCGGAATCCAGCACCGGGAGATCGGGGCCGTGATCACGAAGGGGATGCCGATCCGGTATCTCATGGCCCAGCTCTTCGCGCGCCAGGACAGCCCGGACCGCGGAAAATCCCACCCCTGCCACTACGGCTGGAAGCCCGCCGGCATCATCACGCCCGCCTCCACGATCGCGGCGCAGACGGTGATCGTCACGGGCTCCGCGCTCGCCTTCAAGATCCAGAAGAAGGACCATGTGGCCGTGGCGTTCGTGGGCGAGGGCGCGACGTCGAACGGGGTGTGGCACGAGGCCCTGAACTTCGCGGGGATCCACCGGCTCGGGATCGTCTTCGTGGTGCAGGACAACCTGTGGGCGGAGTCCGTCCCCAAGCGGCTCGGCGTGCCGGTCGACAACCTGGCCGACCGCGCCGCGGCGTACGGATTCCCCGGCGTGACGATCGACGGAAACGATCTCCTCCAGACGTACGAGACGTCGCAGGAGGCGATCCGCCGGGCGCGCCGCGGCGAGGGCCCGACGCTCATCGAGATGAAGACCTACCGCTGGTACGGGCACTCCGAGATCGATCCCGCGAACTACCGCACGCAGGAGGAGCTCGAGGCCTGGAAGCGGAAGGATCCGGTGCCGCGGTTCGAGCGGCTCCTGATGGAGCGCGGCGTCATCGACGAGGCGCACAAGCAGGCGACGCTCCAGAAGATCGAGCAGGTCATCGAGGACGCGATCGAGTTCGCGGACAAGAGCCCGCATCCGGATCCGAGCGAGATCCTGGAGGACGTCTACGCCCCGCTCGCCTAG
- a CDS encoding alpha-ketoacid dehydrogenase subunit beta produces the protein MKTMETERPPAAAPPAETKTITLIEAINQALHEEMERDERIFLIGEDIAGYGGVFKATKGLYERFGPMRVIDSPISENFLVQGMVGAAIAGLIPSPEIQFDDFISLAVDGIVEHAAKMRYRSGGMFTCPMVIRCCCGGAVGGGLFHSQFNASWFMHAPGLVVVAPSNPYDAKGLLKSAFRGGNPVLYYEHKRLYRTVKAAIPSGDYTVPLGKAAVAREGRHVTVVSYALMLQRSLEAANKLAEEGIDVEVIDLRTLVPYDRETILRSVEKTARAVVVQENPRTMGVAAEIGAMIAEEGFGFLDAPVRRVSPPDAPQEPFAPVLADHYLPDANRIAQAIRETVAY, from the coding sequence ATGAAGACCATGGAAACCGAGCGTCCCCCGGCCGCCGCGCCGCCGGCCGAGACGAAGACGATCACGCTGATCGAGGCGATCAACCAGGCGCTCCACGAGGAAATGGAGCGCGACGAGCGGATCTTCCTGATCGGCGAGGACATCGCGGGCTACGGCGGCGTGTTCAAGGCGACGAAGGGCCTCTACGAGCGGTTCGGCCCGATGCGCGTGATCGACAGCCCCATCTCCGAGAACTTCCTCGTGCAGGGCATGGTCGGGGCCGCGATCGCGGGGCTCATTCCCTCCCCCGAGATCCAGTTCGACGACTTCATCTCGCTCGCGGTCGACGGCATCGTCGAGCACGCGGCCAAGATGCGCTATCGCTCGGGCGGCATGTTCACCTGCCCGATGGTGATCCGCTGCTGCTGCGGCGGCGCGGTGGGCGGCGGACTCTTCCACTCGCAGTTCAACGCGTCCTGGTTCATGCACGCGCCGGGGCTCGTGGTCGTGGCGCCGTCGAATCCGTACGACGCCAAGGGGCTCCTCAAGTCCGCGTTCCGGGGCGGGAACCCGGTCCTCTACTACGAGCACAAGCGCCTCTACCGGACCGTGAAGGCCGCGATCCCGTCGGGCGACTACACCGTGCCGCTCGGAAAGGCGGCCGTGGCGCGCGAAGGGCGGCACGTGACCGTGGTCTCGTACGCGCTCATGCTCCAGCGCTCGCTCGAGGCCGCGAACAAGCTCGCCGAGGAGGGGATCGACGTCGAGGTGATCGATCTCCGCACCCTCGTCCCGTACGACCGGGAGACGATCCTCCGCTCCGTCGAGAAGACGGCGCGCGCGGTCGTGGTGCAGGAGAACCCGCGCACGATGGGCGTGGCCGCGGAGATCGGAGCGATGATCGCGGAAGAGGGCTTCGGCTTCCTCGATGCGCCGGTCCGGCGCGTGTCCCCGCCGGACGCGCCGCAGGAGCCGTTCGCGCCGGTCCTCGCGGATCACTATCTTCCCGATGCCAACCGGATCGCCCAGGCGATCCGCGAAACCGTCGCCTACTAG
- a CDS encoding DUF971 domain-containing protein encodes MIAPDQTVPVEIRKKGGERITIRWGDGHESVYPARRLRGHCPCAQCVSETTGERLTFEEHVRPDVAIEAARTVGNYALHFDWSDGHTTGIYSFDYLRRICPCPECAGTAA; translated from the coding sequence GTGATCGCTCCCGACCAGACCGTCCCCGTCGAGATCCGCAAGAAGGGTGGCGAGCGGATCACGATCCGCTGGGGCGATGGGCACGAGAGCGTCTACCCGGCACGCCGGCTGCGCGGGCACTGTCCGTGCGCCCAGTGCGTGAGCGAGACGACGGGCGAGCGGCTCACGTTCGAGGAGCACGTGCGCCCCGACGTGGCGATCGAAGCCGCGCGCACCGTGGGGAACTACGCGCTCCACTTCGACTGGAGCGACGGCCACACGACCGGGATCTACAGCTTCGACTACCTCCGGCGGATCTGTCCCTGCCCCGAGTGCGCGGGGACGGCCGCCTAG
- a CDS encoding MFS transporter, with the protein MPAWRRTLVGLWIAEFFTMLGISMFLPFLPLYLRELGVTEPGRLETMSGLIFAAPFLSATVATPVWGFLGDRHGRKLMVVRAALGLTVASALMGFATSVGQLFFLRLLQGAISGFIAAALALMASAAPRDRMGYALGTLQTAIPSGTIIGPLLGGFLADRIGARNVFFVTAALTLVAAITAMALVREAERTRAEGGFGRILDNYRLVFGTPQLRLCFLVLFGCQFALMSLLPVMALFVESLGSHGALLATTTGGVIAVTGLANVIAAPRWGRRSDRSGYKPTLKRALVGAAVFAVPQGLVTATWQLFLLRIPYGIFVGGVVPSVHAMVGLRAPADRRAGIMGVTSTALMLGNLLGPLSGGAVAAAFGLRSAFFLSAAALAVVLAFLFPRIRDPERGDPADSVPPPGD; encoded by the coding sequence ATGCCCGCCTGGCGCCGCACCCTCGTCGGGCTCTGGATCGCCGAGTTCTTCACGATGCTCGGGATCAGCATGTTCCTCCCGTTCCTGCCGCTCTATCTCCGGGAGCTCGGGGTCACCGAGCCGGGCCGGCTCGAGACCATGAGCGGACTCATCTTCGCGGCGCCGTTCCTCTCCGCCACGGTCGCGACGCCGGTGTGGGGATTCCTCGGGGACCGGCATGGGCGGAAGCTCATGGTCGTGCGGGCGGCGCTGGGGCTCACCGTGGCGTCGGCCCTCATGGGCTTCGCCACGTCGGTGGGGCAGCTCTTCTTCCTCCGCCTCCTGCAGGGCGCGATCAGCGGATTCATCGCCGCGGCGCTCGCGCTCATGGCCTCCGCGGCGCCGCGCGACCGCATGGGCTACGCCCTCGGAACGCTCCAGACCGCGATCCCGAGCGGCACGATCATCGGACCGCTCCTCGGCGGGTTCCTCGCGGACCGGATCGGCGCCCGGAACGTCTTCTTCGTGACGGCCGCGCTCACGCTCGTCGCGGCGATCACGGCGATGGCGCTCGTGCGCGAGGCGGAGCGCACGCGAGCCGAGGGGGGCTTCGGCCGTATCCTGGACAACTATCGCCTCGTGTTCGGCACCCCGCAGCTAAGGCTCTGCTTCCTCGTCCTCTTCGGGTGCCAGTTCGCGCTCATGTCGCTCCTCCCGGTGATGGCGCTCTTCGTCGAGTCGCTCGGGTCGCACGGCGCGCTCCTCGCGACCACGACGGGCGGCGTCATCGCGGTGACGGGGCTCGCGAACGTGATCGCGGCGCCGCGATGGGGAAGGCGGAGCGACCGGAGCGGCTACAAGCCGACGCTGAAGCGCGCGCTCGTCGGCGCCGCCGTCTTCGCCGTGCCGCAGGGGCTCGTCACGGCGACGTGGCAGCTCTTCCTCCTCCGGATTCCGTACGGGATCTTCGTGGGGGGGGTGGTGCCGAGCGTGCACGCGATGGTCGGGCTTCGCGCGCCCGCGGACCGGCGCGCGGGGATCATGGGCGTCACGTCGACGGCGCTCATGCTCGGGAACCTGCTCGGGCCTCTCTCCGGAGGCGCCGTCGCCGCGGCCTTCGGGCTCCGATCCGCGTTCTTCCTGTCCGCGGCCGCGCTGGCCGTCGTGCTCGCATTCCTGTTCCCGCGCATCCGGGACCCGGAGCGCGGCGATCCCGCGGACTCCGTGCCGCCACCGGGGGACTGA
- a CDS encoding efflux RND transporter periplasmic adaptor subunit — MTRTGSADLSGLAIDRDSPPPSRRMPRGILLAILGVVFAGLAVVLTTLLRPREAEVRVARAEALGGAPGAAASEVLTASGYVVARQRASVSTEVAGRLEALYVSEGSRVRQGQVLGVLRNEDQKAAVASAEAALRSAQAARVETEASARELALQLRRSRELLSRGLVSQAEFDEVEAREEVARARVSSASAEVENARSRLRAARIEYDKTFIRAPFAGAVLRKEAEVGEIVSPIPSSGGLTRGAIVTMANLATLEVEVDVNEGYVGRAREGMRAEIALDAYPAERYPGRVRQIVPTADRQKATVQVKVAFDSLDARVLPEMGAKVTFLADPEPPPAGGSPVATGAVVVPSAAVREREGRAVVFVVEGGRVAARSVS, encoded by the coding sequence GTGACCCGAACGGGCTCCGCTGATCTGAGCGGGCTCGCGATCGACCGGGATTCGCCGCCGCCGTCCAGGCGCATGCCGCGCGGAATCCTGCTCGCCATCCTGGGCGTGGTCTTCGCCGGGCTCGCGGTCGTCCTCACGACCCTCCTCCGCCCCCGCGAGGCGGAGGTGCGAGTCGCGCGCGCCGAGGCGCTGGGCGGCGCGCCGGGAGCGGCCGCGTCGGAGGTGCTCACCGCGAGCGGGTACGTGGTGGCGCGCCAGCGGGCCTCCGTCTCCACCGAGGTCGCGGGACGGCTCGAGGCGCTCTACGTGAGCGAGGGGAGCCGCGTCCGCCAAGGTCAGGTGCTCGGCGTCCTGCGGAACGAGGATCAGAAAGCCGCGGTCGCCAGCGCCGAAGCGGCGCTCCGATCGGCGCAGGCGGCGCGCGTCGAAACCGAGGCGAGCGCGCGCGAGCTCGCGCTCCAGCTCCGCCGCTCCCGCGAGCTCCTCTCGCGAGGGCTCGTGAGCCAGGCCGAGTTCGACGAGGTCGAGGCGAGGGAAGAAGTGGCGCGCGCCCGGGTCTCGAGCGCCTCGGCGGAGGTGGAGAACGCGCGCTCGCGGCTCCGCGCGGCCCGCATCGAGTACGACAAGACCTTCATCCGAGCACCGTTCGCCGGCGCCGTGCTCCGCAAGGAGGCCGAGGTCGGCGAGATCGTGAGTCCGATCCCCTCGAGCGGCGGGCTCACGCGCGGCGCCATCGTGACGATGGCGAACCTCGCGACCCTCGAGGTCGAGGTGGACGTGAACGAGGGATATGTCGGCCGCGCGCGCGAAGGGATGCGCGCCGAGATCGCGCTCGACGCCTATCCGGCCGAGCGCTATCCCGGCCGCGTGCGCCAGATCGTCCCGACCGCAGACCGCCAGAAGGCGACGGTCCAGGTGAAGGTGGCGTTCGACTCCCTGGACGCGCGCGTGCTGCCCGAGATGGGAGCCAAGGTCACGTTCCTCGCGGATCCCGAGCCGCCCCCCGCCGGGGGCTCGCCCGTCGCGACCGGCGCGGTGGTCGTGCCGAGCGCCGCGGTGCGCGAGCGCGAGGGGCGCGCCGTCGTGTTCGTCGTGGAGGGCGGGCGTGTCGCCGCGCGATCCGTGTC
- a CDS encoding acyl-CoA thioesterase: protein MVQLVLPNDANTLGNVLGGMVLHWIDLAAAVVAHRHCRSETVTASIDRVSFLAPIRVGQVAGIQARMTYTGRTSMEIRVDVQSEDLLTGERRRTSTAYLTFVAIDKQGRPKPVPPLILETEDERREARAAEARRAERLGKEPATPPKRERAQR, encoded by the coding sequence ATGGTTCAGCTGGTCCTCCCCAACGACGCGAACACGCTGGGGAACGTCCTGGGCGGGATGGTGCTCCACTGGATCGATCTCGCCGCCGCGGTGGTGGCGCATCGCCACTGCCGCTCCGAGACCGTGACCGCCTCGATCGACCGCGTGTCGTTCCTCGCGCCGATCCGGGTGGGACAGGTCGCGGGGATCCAGGCACGCATGACGTACACGGGCCGGACCTCGATGGAGATCCGGGTCGACGTGCAGAGCGAGGACCTGCTGACGGGGGAGCGCCGGCGGACGAGCACGGCGTACCTGACGTTCGTGGCGATCGACAAGCAGGGACGGCCGAAGCCGGTGCCGCCCCTGATACTGGAAACAGAGGACGAGCGGCGCGAAGCGCGTGCCGCCGAGGCACGGCGTGCCGAGCGCCTGGGCAAGGAGCCCGCGACGCCGCCGAAACGGGAGAGAGCGCAGCGATGA
- a CDS encoding Mrp/NBP35 family ATP-binding protein: MAEPAIRETQVLDALRTVVDPDLHRDIVSLGFVRNLTIQDGVVSFDVNLTTPACPVKDRLREESRQAVLTRVPGATDVRVNMTAEVRRPPAPDRTALQGVKNIVAVGSGKGGVGKSTVAANLAVSLARSGARVGLLDADIYGPSIPIMMKAGTPAEPMEGHIEPGEAHGVKLMSMGYLSPGDQPLIWRGPMAHKALQQSLLGVRWGELDYLVVDLPPGTGDVHLTLVQTVPVTGAVIVSTPQDVGLQISMKTLRMFQQTKVPLLGIVENMSTYVCPHCGAHDDLFGHGGARRAADSLGIPFLGEIPLDAAIRRYSDRGTPVVLAEPGSPSGVAFQEITGQLARQVSIQAFRNIALTIVEE, encoded by the coding sequence ATGGCCGAGCCCGCGATCCGCGAAACCCAAGTGTTGGATGCGCTTCGAACGGTCGTGGATCCCGACCTCCACCGCGACATCGTGAGCCTGGGCTTCGTGCGAAACCTGACGATCCAGGACGGCGTGGTCTCCTTCGACGTGAACCTCACCACCCCCGCGTGCCCCGTGAAGGACCGGCTCCGGGAGGAGTCGCGACAGGCCGTGCTCACCCGCGTGCCGGGCGCCACCGACGTGCGCGTGAACATGACGGCCGAGGTGCGCCGCCCGCCGGCGCCGGACCGGACCGCGCTCCAGGGCGTGAAGAACATCGTCGCGGTCGGAAGCGGGAAGGGGGGCGTGGGAAAGTCGACCGTCGCCGCGAACCTCGCGGTCTCGCTGGCACGGAGCGGGGCGCGCGTGGGCCTTCTCGACGCGGACATCTATGGTCCGAGCATTCCCATCATGATGAAGGCGGGCACCCCGGCCGAGCCCATGGAAGGCCACATCGAGCCGGGCGAAGCCCACGGCGTGAAGCTCATGTCGATGGGCTACCTGAGCCCGGGCGACCAGCCCCTCATCTGGCGAGGCCCGATGGCGCACAAGGCGCTCCAGCAGAGCCTCCTCGGCGTCCGGTGGGGCGAGCTCGACTACCTCGTCGTGGATCTCCCGCCGGGCACGGGGGACGTTCATCTCACGCTCGTGCAGACGGTGCCCGTCACCGGCGCGGTGATCGTCTCCACACCGCAGGACGTGGGACTCCAGATCTCGATGAAGACGCTCCGCATGTTCCAGCAGACCAAGGTGCCCCTGCTCGGAATCGTGGAGAACATGAGCACGTATGTCTGCCCGCACTGCGGCGCCCACGACGATCTCTTCGGCCACGGCGGCGCGCGCCGCGCCGCCGACTCGCTGGGGATCCCGTTCCTGGGGGAGATCCCGCTCGACGCCGCGATCCGCCGCTACTCGGATCGCGGGACGCCGGTCGTGCTCGCCGAGCCCGGGTCCCCGTCCGGCGTGGCGTTCCAGGAGATCACGGGACAGCTCGCGCGGCAGGTGAGCATCCAGGCCTTCCGGAACATCGCCCTCACGATCGTGGAGGAGTGA
- a CDS encoding methionine synthase: protein MSRGLWTTTVGSFPKPPRLEKARQQHARGELSAEALEAMEREETIAVIKRQEAIGIDIIVDGELYRGDMTTYFAERMPGFAISNPVRSYGNRYYRKPIAVGPIRRKKPLTVDWWKFAQSQTSRPVKGMLTGPYTMMDWSFNEHYPSREAMTMDLAEAIREEAFALQEAGAKYIQIDEPALSVRPEELSLAVRAFGRVTEGLQAKTITHVCYGDFDLIYPGLLDMPVDQIDLEMANSRYDLLDRFRSHPFTKEIGYGVLDVHSHRVETKEEVKEGIRRGLEVLKPEQMYVDPDCGLKTRTVDEAFAKLEVMVQAVREIREEKGITT from the coding sequence ATGTCGCGAGGATTGTGGACGACCACGGTCGGCAGCTTCCCCAAGCCGCCGCGTCTCGAGAAGGCCCGCCAGCAGCACGCCCGCGGAGAGCTCTCCGCCGAGGCGCTCGAGGCGATGGAGCGGGAAGAGACGATCGCCGTCATCAAGCGTCAGGAGGCGATCGGGATCGACATCATCGTGGACGGCGAGCTCTACCGCGGCGACATGACCACGTACTTCGCCGAGCGGATGCCCGGCTTCGCGATCTCGAATCCGGTGCGCTCCTACGGCAATCGCTATTACCGGAAACCGATCGCGGTGGGGCCGATCCGCCGCAAGAAGCCGCTCACGGTGGACTGGTGGAAGTTCGCGCAGTCCCAGACCAGCCGGCCGGTGAAGGGGATGCTCACGGGCCCGTACACGATGATGGACTGGTCCTTCAACGAGCACTACCCGTCGCGTGAGGCGATGACGATGGATCTCGCCGAGGCGATCCGCGAGGAGGCGTTCGCGCTCCAGGAGGCCGGCGCGAAGTACATCCAGATCGACGAGCCGGCCCTCTCGGTGCGTCCGGAGGAGCTGTCGCTCGCCGTTCGCGCGTTCGGCCGCGTCACGGAGGGGCTCCAGGCGAAGACGATCACCCATGTCTGCTACGGGGACTTCGACCTGATCTATCCCGGTCTGCTCGACATGCCCGTCGACCAGATCGACCTCGAGATGGCGAACAGCCGGTACGACCTCCTGGACCGCTTCCGCTCGCACCCGTTCACGAAGGAGATCGGATACGGCGTGCTGGACGTCCACTCGCATCGCGTCGAGACGAAGGAAGAGGTGAAGGAGGGGATTCGCCGCGGGCTCGAGGTGCTGAAGCCCGAGCAGATGTACGTGGATCCCGATTGCGGGCTCAAGACGCGCACGGTCGACGAGGCGTTCGCCAAGCTCGAGGTGATGGTCCAGGCGGTCCGCGAGATACGGGAGGAGAAGGGCATCACGACGTGA